In one Moritella sp. 5 genomic region, the following are encoded:
- the glpD gene encoding glycerol-3-phosphate dehydrogenase yields MNNGNQKVMTNEVLDLIVVGGGINGAGIAADAAGRGLTVGLYEAADFASATSSASSKLVHGGLRYLEHYEFRLVSEALAEREVLLKKAPHIVKPMRFRLPHRPFLRPAILIRAGLFLYDNLGKRTTLPGSKQVNLAKSGLLKKEITKGFEYSDCWVDDARLVILNAMAAQRNGAEVENYCRVEKAVRKDGLWQVTILNEQTNVRLERTARALVNAAGPWVKQFFDDSMEEKSPRNIRLVKGSHIVVPRIHDEEQAYILQNKDNRIVFVIPYMEDFSIIGTTDVEYVGDPRKVAISDEEVDYLIDVVNEHFVKQLAPSDVVWTYSGVRPLCDDESSSPQAITRDYTLEIEQEGTQAPLLSIFGGKLTTYRKLAESAMNLISPYFDKLGDSWTADTALPGGDFNYPRTQLVANICSQHLWLNPETAKRYVNQFGTDSWNLFKDCQSEADFGIHFGQGVYSREIDYLIETEFAKKAEDVLWRRTKLGLYLSKAQQAAVTDYINAQVVKLNPVKLDKVG; encoded by the coding sequence ATGAATAATGGAAATCAGAAAGTAATGACCAATGAAGTATTAGATCTGATCGTTGTTGGCGGTGGCATTAATGGTGCAGGTATTGCTGCAGACGCTGCTGGCCGAGGCTTAACTGTTGGCTTATATGAAGCCGCTGATTTTGCTTCTGCAACATCATCAGCAAGCTCTAAATTAGTTCATGGCGGTTTGCGTTACCTTGAGCATTACGAATTCCGTTTAGTATCTGAAGCATTAGCAGAACGTGAAGTATTACTTAAAAAAGCGCCACACATTGTTAAACCAATGCGTTTCCGTTTACCACATCGTCCTTTCTTACGTCCTGCAATACTGATTCGTGCAGGCTTGTTCTTGTATGATAACTTGGGTAAACGTACAACGTTACCAGGCAGCAAACAAGTAAATTTAGCGAAATCAGGTTTGCTTAAAAAAGAAATTACTAAAGGTTTTGAATATTCAGATTGCTGGGTTGATGATGCGCGTTTAGTGATTCTAAACGCAATGGCAGCACAACGTAATGGCGCTGAAGTTGAAAACTATTGCCGTGTAGAAAAAGCCGTTCGTAAGGATGGTTTATGGCAAGTCACTATTCTAAACGAGCAAACAAATGTTCGTTTAGAGCGTACAGCGCGTGCATTAGTGAATGCAGCTGGCCCTTGGGTTAAGCAATTTTTCGATGACAGCATGGAAGAAAAATCGCCACGTAACATTCGTTTGGTGAAAGGTTCACACATTGTTGTTCCACGCATTCATGATGAAGAACAAGCTTACATTCTACAAAATAAAGATAACCGTATTGTATTTGTTATTCCTTATATGGAAGACTTCTCAATTATCGGTACGACAGACGTTGAATACGTTGGCGACCCGCGTAAAGTAGCGATCTCTGATGAAGAAGTTGATTACCTGATTGATGTTGTAAACGAACATTTTGTTAAACAACTTGCACCGAGTGACGTTGTTTGGACTTACAGTGGTGTACGTCCACTCTGTGATGACGAATCGTCATCACCACAAGCAATTACACGTGATTACACACTGGAAATTGAGCAAGAAGGCACACAAGCGCCATTGCTATCTATCTTCGGTGGCAAGTTAACAACTTACCGTAAACTGGCTGAATCTGCGATGAATCTAATTTCACCGTACTTTGACAAGCTAGGTGATTCATGGACTGCTGATACAGCGCTACCAGGTGGTGATTTTAACTATCCTCGTACACAGCTAGTTGCCAATATCTGTTCACAGCATTTATGGCTAAACCCTGAAACCGCTAAGCGTTATGTTAATCAGTTCGGTACAGATTCTTGGAACTTATTTAAAGATTGTCAATCTGAAGCTGATTTTGGCATTCACTTTGGCCAAGGCGTTTATAGCCGCGAAATTGATTACTTGATTGAAACTGAATTTGCTAAGAAAGCGGAAGACGTATTATGGCGTCGAACTAAGCTTGGTTTGTACTTAAGTAAAGCACAACAAGCTGCTGTTACTGACTACATTAATGCACAAGTAGTAAAGCTTAATCCGGTAAAGCTAGATAAAGTTGGTTAA
- the pulA gene encoding pullulanase-type alpha-1,6-glucosidase — protein sequence MKNNTTQFKYSALAKIIIPLCSAAITVGCNNNSSTPSKPVTPTIPDELIEPSISQPVPVELQPTIALPDDAPSPSKEQFIISYIISLNPVESLQSSASKYTHWTLNCNNINPVSTISADEFGPVWLLNKNVLNSCSTLVVKDGNQVTQVTVAISEADLGKEFFVADNSTKKVEGSRRDGLLTAKGLPQAGTDVTMPETIKPREFDAPQEGMVALQIYDAMGDYTPYENMNLHLWGTDKIPDGGCEGLTDSAKNKGWNDISVSPADNDEFGPIWYLPVTSTESGCFNVIFRNGNKDKLIDSNIKINIATMGNNRSVTFIPGSTTQYDTREQAFELSGPSSEFSIDTLGAIMLDDKTLVWKGGANADMVQIMFNHDGKYKVKEIIENGKSKKVVSGASIILNSTELTVEQKTKYPHLAEYPVFSLPTLPADIALSSLLKGSMVAIASTNNGKFRSTTGIQYAGALDALFAQEATELQYGPIYNNNDVTFRLWAPTASSIELVIYNSNKSETQRIAMVEDKTSGSWSVDLESNAVDGKFYRYAMKIFQPREQKGYGYEVTDPYSISLSTNSIYSQVINLNSDQLKPNGWDNLEAPHSQKESDLSDMVIYESHVRDFSARDESTQNKGKYLAFTEQESVPVEHLKQLSKAGMTHLHLMPVFDIATINEDPEKVANIDQAFSKLCELNPTIKQSEFSSYCTSGGSISDAFTELAEVDSKDNAKVQELNEYVRSVDSYNWGYDPLHYTVPEGSYATESEGSKRILEFREMVKSVKEDIGMNVIVDVVYNHTNASGLNDKSVLDKVVPIYYQRLVPDTGAIETSTCCDNTAPENAMFAKLIDDSIQTWVKAYKIDAFRWDLMGHHPLSQMQETLKAARQVNPDVYFYGEGWNFGEVQDDKRFVQATQKHLGGTGIGSFSDRLRDAVRGGSPFDTGESIRKTQGFATGAYVMANELVDIAANVNDDGVSAELARALHQIDLTRLGMAGNLKNFEFVDYKGNTQKGSTLDYNGQAAGYAEQPWETQNYVSKHDNQTLWDINMYKISHDVSLDDHVRMQAIGISTVLLGQAMPFNHMGGELLRSKSMQRDSYDYGDWYNRVDFTLNDNNWNKGLPAKDKDAANYDLIEKIQTANAQPSAVNLDQMFEFYKELLRLRKASPLMALPNADEIISRVDFRNVGKDQTPGIIVMSIDNGLTQTADLDSKLDSIVIIINATPQKQAIGHFLDNSNNTTDLIGFELSTTHNQTNSIASNASFTNGQFEVPPWSSAVFVQARDGERGAGLPVALKAEIE from the coding sequence GTGAAAAATAATACTACACAATTTAAATATTCAGCACTTGCGAAAATAATTATACCGCTATGCTCTGCAGCTATTACCGTAGGGTGTAATAACAATTCATCTACACCTTCAAAACCTGTCACTCCCACTATCCCAGATGAATTAATAGAACCGAGCATTTCACAACCTGTTCCAGTTGAACTTCAACCGACAATCGCCCTACCGGATGACGCACCTTCACCATCTAAAGAACAATTTATTATCAGCTATATAATAAGCCTTAATCCCGTCGAATCCTTGCAGTCAAGTGCGTCTAAATACACTCATTGGACGCTAAACTGCAATAATATTAACCCTGTATCTACAATTAGCGCTGATGAGTTTGGCCCTGTTTGGCTGCTTAATAAAAATGTACTCAATTCATGTAGCACGCTAGTAGTCAAAGATGGAAACCAAGTAACACAAGTTACAGTAGCTATTAGTGAAGCTGATTTAGGAAAAGAATTTTTTGTTGCAGACAATAGCACTAAAAAAGTTGAAGGGTCCCGTCGAGATGGACTACTCACGGCTAAAGGGCTTCCGCAGGCTGGTACAGATGTCACCATGCCTGAAACCATCAAACCAAGGGAGTTTGATGCTCCTCAAGAAGGCATGGTTGCATTGCAGATTTACGATGCCATGGGTGATTACACACCCTACGAGAACATGAACCTTCACCTCTGGGGAACAGATAAAATCCCAGATGGGGGCTGTGAAGGGTTAACTGATTCAGCTAAGAATAAAGGGTGGAACGATATCTCTGTGAGCCCAGCTGATAATGATGAGTTTGGCCCTATCTGGTATCTTCCTGTCACAAGTACGGAATCTGGTTGCTTCAATGTTATCTTCCGTAATGGAAATAAAGATAAGCTTATTGACTCAAATATTAAAATAAATATTGCCACTATGGGAAATAATCGCTCTGTTACTTTTATTCCAGGTAGTACGACTCAATACGATACTCGCGAACAAGCTTTTGAATTATCCGGACCATCATCTGAATTCTCAATCGATACCTTAGGCGCGATCATGCTAGACGACAAAACTCTTGTATGGAAAGGTGGAGCGAATGCCGACATGGTCCAAATTATGTTCAACCATGATGGTAAATATAAAGTTAAAGAGATCATTGAAAATGGAAAATCTAAGAAGGTCGTTTCTGGTGCTTCCATTATATTGAATTCTACCGAGCTAACAGTGGAGCAGAAAACGAAATACCCTCATCTTGCTGAATACCCTGTATTTTCTTTACCTACTCTTCCAGCAGATATAGCACTTTCTTCATTACTGAAAGGCAGTATGGTCGCGATTGCTTCAACCAACAATGGTAAATTTCGGTCCACCACAGGTATCCAGTACGCTGGCGCATTGGATGCATTATTTGCACAAGAAGCCACAGAACTGCAATACGGTCCAATCTATAATAATAACGACGTAACTTTCCGGCTTTGGGCCCCAACCGCCAGCAGCATCGAGCTGGTTATCTACAATAGTAATAAATCAGAAACTCAACGTATTGCAATGGTTGAAGACAAAACATCGGGTAGCTGGAGCGTCGATCTTGAAAGTAATGCGGTAGATGGTAAGTTCTATCGTTATGCTATGAAGATATTCCAACCTCGTGAACAAAAAGGCTACGGCTATGAAGTTACGGACCCGTATTCAATCAGTCTTTCAACTAACTCCATCTACAGTCAGGTAATTAACTTAAATTCAGACCAATTAAAACCAAACGGCTGGGATAACTTAGAAGCACCTCATTCCCAAAAAGAAAGCGATCTTTCTGACATGGTGATCTATGAATCACACGTCCGTGATTTCTCAGCACGCGATGAAAGTACGCAGAATAAAGGCAAGTACCTTGCCTTTACCGAGCAAGAATCCGTACCAGTCGAACACCTTAAGCAGCTAAGTAAAGCAGGCATGACCCACTTGCACTTAATGCCAGTATTCGATATTGCGACTATTAACGAAGACCCGGAAAAAGTAGCTAATATCGACCAAGCATTTAGCAAGCTTTGTGAGCTAAACCCTACGATAAAACAGTCTGAGTTTTCAAGCTATTGCACAAGTGGAGGCTCAATTTCAGATGCCTTCACAGAACTTGCTGAAGTCGACAGCAAAGACAATGCAAAAGTTCAAGAGCTCAATGAATACGTACGTAGCGTAGATAGCTACAACTGGGGCTATGATCCGCTTCACTACACAGTTCCAGAAGGTTCGTATGCAACAGAATCCGAGGGTTCCAAGCGGATCCTAGAATTCCGCGAAATGGTTAAATCAGTCAAAGAAGATATAGGTATGAATGTGATTGTGGATGTTGTTTACAACCACACTAATGCATCAGGCCTAAATGACAAGTCGGTACTAGACAAAGTTGTTCCGATTTATTACCAACGCTTAGTTCCTGATACTGGCGCGATAGAAACATCAACATGTTGCGATAACACTGCACCAGAAAATGCAATGTTTGCCAAACTTATCGATGATTCAATTCAAACCTGGGTCAAAGCATACAAGATTGATGCATTCCGTTGGGATTTAATGGGCCATCACCCACTTTCGCAAATGCAGGAAACACTTAAGGCTGCCCGTCAAGTTAATCCAGACGTATACTTCTATGGTGAAGGCTGGAACTTTGGTGAAGTCCAAGACGACAAACGTTTTGTTCAGGCAACCCAAAAACACTTAGGTGGTACCGGTATTGGTTCTTTCTCTGATCGACTGCGTGATGCCGTACGTGGAGGAAGCCCCTTTGATACCGGAGAAAGCATACGTAAAACACAAGGCTTTGCTACAGGTGCTTATGTGATGGCGAATGAGCTAGTCGACATTGCAGCCAATGTTAACGATGATGGAGTATCAGCTGAATTAGCACGTGCACTGCATCAAATTGATCTCACCCGTTTAGGTATGGCCGGTAACCTCAAAAATTTCGAATTTGTTGACTATAAAGGCAACACTCAGAAAGGTTCAACGTTAGACTATAATGGTCAGGCAGCTGGCTATGCAGAACAACCTTGGGAAACTCAAAACTATGTCTCTAAGCATGATAACCAGACGCTTTGGGATATTAATATGTACAAAATATCACACGATGTCTCACTAGACGATCACGTTCGCATGCAGGCGATCGGCATTTCTACCGTGTTACTTGGTCAAGCTATGCCATTTAACCATATGGGTGGTGAACTGCTGCGTTCTAAATCTATGCAGCGTGATTCCTACGATTATGGAGACTGGTATAATCGTGTTGATTTTACCCTTAATGACAACAACTGGAATAAAGGTCTTCCAGCGAAAGATAAAGACGCCGCCAACTATGACTTAATCGAAAAGATACAAACAGCAAACGCACAACCAAGTGCCGTAAACCTAGACCAGATGTTTGAGTTCTACAAAGAGCTGCTTCGACTTCGTAAAGCGTCACCACTGATGGCTCTGCCAAATGCAGATGAAATTATTAGCCGTGTTGATTTCCGTAACGTAGGAAAAGATCAAACGCCGGGAATCATTGTAATGAGCATCGATAATGGCTTAACACAAACAGCGGATTTAGACAGTAAACTTGATTCTATTGTTATTATAATTAATGCGACTCCTCAGAAACAAGCAATTGGTCATTTCCTTGATAACAGTAATAACACTACCGACCTTATAGGATTTGAACTGAGTACCACGCACAACCAAACTAACTCTATTGCCAGTAACGCTAGCTTTACTAATGGTCAATTTGAAGTTCCGCCATGGTCTAGTGCAGTATTCGTCCAAGCTCGTGATGGTGAACGCGGAGCAGGTCTTCCTGTTGCGCTGAAGGCCGAGATCGAATAA
- a CDS encoding ABC transporter substrate-binding protein → MFKKSPLAILLTMASFNTFAAECGSVTIADMNLGSATLVANIDAFILTNGYGCDVEIVPGNSTITATSMIEKNTPDIAPEFWTNQIRTTLEKGGEEGRIVVAGDLLSDGAVSGFWVPAYMVEKDPSLATLAGIKANAKLFKHPEDPSRSAFMACPAGWTCQISTTNLFNAMGLSDYGFDLVDPGSGAGLAGSMVKAYENKEAWFGYYWSPTALMDKYEMVRVDFGTGFNRDEFENCTIIEDCENPKVTDYPAAPVQSIVTTSFSKREPAVMQYLSKRTFTNSEMNQQLAWVEEEQADGDYAAEHFLLKNKAMWSQWVTSDAVKKINAALADL, encoded by the coding sequence ATGTTTAAAAAATCCCCTTTAGCAATATTGCTAACGATGGCGTCTTTCAATACCTTTGCCGCAGAATGTGGCTCAGTGACAATAGCAGATATGAATTTGGGAAGTGCAACCTTAGTCGCCAATATAGATGCTTTCATTTTAACAAATGGTTATGGCTGCGATGTTGAAATAGTGCCAGGTAACTCGACGATAACTGCGACGTCGATGATTGAAAAAAACACCCCTGATATCGCGCCCGAATTTTGGACTAACCAGATAAGGACAACATTGGAAAAAGGCGGGGAGGAAGGTCGTATTGTTGTTGCGGGGGATTTACTTTCTGATGGTGCCGTTTCTGGTTTTTGGGTGCCTGCATATATGGTAGAGAAAGATCCGTCTTTAGCTACACTAGCAGGTATTAAGGCCAACGCGAAATTATTTAAACACCCTGAAGATCCAAGTCGTTCTGCTTTTATGGCGTGTCCTGCGGGCTGGACTTGTCAGATATCAACCACTAATTTATTCAACGCGATGGGCCTTTCTGACTACGGTTTTGACTTAGTGGATCCTGGTTCCGGTGCTGGATTAGCTGGTTCAATGGTAAAAGCGTACGAAAATAAAGAAGCATGGTTTGGCTATTATTGGTCGCCAACCGCGCTTATGGATAAATATGAGATGGTTCGTGTTGATTTTGGTACTGGTTTTAACCGTGATGAATTTGAAAACTGTACCATTATCGAAGACTGTGAAAACCCGAAAGTGACGGATTATCCTGCTGCACCTGTACAGAGCATTGTCACAACTAGTTTTTCTAAAAGAGAACCTGCGGTTATGCAGTATCTTTCCAAACGTACATTTACTAATAGCGAAATGAATCAACAGCTTGCTTGGGTAGAAGAAGAGCAAGCCGATGGTGATTATGCCGCAGAACACTTCTTATTGAAGAATAAGGCTATGTGGAGTCAATGGGTAACAAGCGATGCTGTTAAAAAAATTAATGCAGCGTTAGCTGATTTATAG
- a CDS encoding MIP/aquaporin family protein, which translates to MANNKQHTLMGECLAEFIGTGLLIFFGVGCVAALVLTGASFGQWEISIIWGMGVAIAIYCTAGVSGAHINPAVTIALAAFHGFDKSKVLPYIFAQLSGAFCSAALVYGLYSNLFTDYEIANGFLRNSEAALSTAGIFSTYPHPSLTFIGAFAVEFVITAVLMFAILALGDEHNGEPRGAMNPVLIGVLIAVIGGSLGPLTGFAMNPARDFGPKLFAYFAGWDYALTGAKEIPYFIVPILAPIAGACFGGWLYPKVIGQYLPSAGHGCTIPNQCDDESAEGVVAKV; encoded by the coding sequence ATGGCTAACAATAAACAGCATACTCTGATGGGCGAATGCCTCGCTGAGTTTATTGGCACTGGACTGCTAATTTTTTTTGGTGTCGGCTGTGTAGCTGCATTAGTATTAACAGGCGCTAGTTTTGGTCAATGGGAAATCAGTATTATTTGGGGTATGGGGGTAGCGATTGCTATTTACTGTACAGCCGGTGTATCTGGTGCTCACATTAACCCTGCTGTGACTATTGCCTTAGCAGCTTTTCACGGATTTGATAAAAGCAAAGTATTACCTTATATTTTCGCTCAGCTATCAGGAGCTTTCTGTTCAGCTGCTTTAGTATACGGCTTATATAGCAATTTATTTACTGACTACGAAATCGCGAACGGTTTCCTACGTAACAGTGAAGCTGCATTATCAACAGCGGGTATCTTCTCAACTTACCCACACCCATCATTAACGTTCATTGGCGCATTTGCGGTTGAGTTCGTAATCACTGCGGTATTAATGTTCGCTATCTTAGCGTTAGGTGATGAGCATAACGGCGAACCACGCGGCGCAATGAACCCTGTTCTTATCGGTGTGTTAATTGCGGTTATTGGTGGTTCTTTAGGTCCACTAACTGGTTTTGCAATGAACCCTGCACGTGACTTCGGTCCAAAACTATTCGCTTATTTCGCGGGTTGGGATTACGCACTAACAGGCGCTAAAGAGATTCCTTACTTTATCGTGCCAATTTTAGCGCCAATTGCTGGTGCATGTTTTGGTGGTTGGTTGTATCCAAAAGTGATTGGTCAATACCTACCATCAGCAGGCCACGGTTGTACTATCCCAAACCAGTGTGATGACGAATCAGCTGAAGGTGTAGTTGCTAAAGTATAA
- the glpK gene encoding glycerol kinase GlpK, with amino-acid sequence MTEKKYIIALDQGTTSSRAVILDHDANIVSVSQREFTQIYPQAGWVEHDPLEIYATQSSVLVETLAKTGITSDEIAGIGITNQRETTIVWNKETGKPVYNAIVWQCRRTADICDKLKAQNEGFEEYVRENTGLVVDPYFSGTKIKWILDNVEGAREDAEAGKLLFGTVDTWLVWKMSQGRVHVTDHTNASRTMLFNINTLQWDEKLLKILDIPLSMMAEVKSSSEVYGQVNIGGKGGTRIPLAGIAGDQQAALYGQMCVEQGQAKNTYGTGCFLLMNTGKEKVTSKNGLLTTLACGPRGEVAYALEGAVFMGGASIQWLRDEMKLLSDAKDSEYFATKVETSNGVYVVPAFTGLGAPYWDAYARGTIVGLTRGVGANHIIRATLESIAYQTRDVLDAMQADSGIKLTELRVDGGAVANNFLMQFQADVLDTTVLRPAVTEVTALGAAYLAGLAVGFWDSLDELSGKAVIEKSFEAHDDEVKRQRRYRGWKRAVKAAQSWSEGHDEEDDLL; translated from the coding sequence ATGACTGAGAAAAAATACATTATTGCTTTAGACCAAGGAACAACTAGTTCTCGTGCCGTTATTCTTGACCACGATGCAAATATTGTTAGCGTCTCTCAACGTGAATTTACTCAAATCTACCCGCAAGCTGGTTGGGTTGAGCATGATCCACTTGAAATTTATGCAACTCAGAGTTCAGTATTAGTTGAAACGTTAGCGAAAACAGGTATCACCAGTGATGAGATCGCGGGCATCGGCATTACGAACCAACGTGAAACGACTATTGTTTGGAATAAAGAAACAGGCAAGCCAGTTTATAACGCAATTGTATGGCAGTGTCGTCGTACTGCAGACATTTGTGACAAATTAAAAGCACAAAACGAAGGCTTTGAAGAGTACGTTCGTGAAAACACTGGTCTTGTTGTTGACCCGTACTTCTCAGGTACAAAAATTAAATGGATCCTTGATAATGTAGAGGGTGCGCGTGAAGACGCTGAAGCAGGTAAACTACTGTTCGGTACGGTTGATACTTGGTTAGTTTGGAAAATGTCACAAGGGCGCGTTCATGTAACAGACCACACGAATGCATCACGTACCATGCTATTTAACATCAATACATTACAGTGGGATGAGAAACTACTTAAGATTCTTGATATTCCACTATCAATGATGGCAGAAGTGAAATCTTCTTCAGAAGTGTATGGTCAAGTGAACATCGGTGGCAAGGGTGGTACGCGTATCCCTCTTGCTGGTATTGCGGGCGATCAGCAAGCTGCACTTTATGGTCAAATGTGTGTAGAGCAAGGTCAAGCGAAAAATACTTATGGTACTGGTTGTTTCTTATTAATGAACACTGGTAAAGAAAAAGTAACATCTAAGAATGGCCTATTAACTACGTTAGCATGTGGACCACGCGGTGAAGTTGCATACGCACTCGAAGGCGCTGTATTCATGGGTGGTGCATCTATCCAATGGTTACGTGACGAAATGAAGTTACTTTCAGATGCGAAAGATTCTGAATACTTTGCGACTAAAGTTGAGACTTCTAATGGTGTTTATGTTGTTCCTGCATTCACAGGTTTAGGCGCACCGTACTGGGATGCATATGCTCGTGGTACGATCGTTGGTCTAACACGTGGCGTGGGTGCAAACCACATTATCCGTGCAACACTAGAAAGTATCGCGTATCAAACACGCGATGTACTTGATGCAATGCAAGCAGATTCAGGCATTAAACTGACTGAACTACGTGTAGATGGTGGTGCAGTAGCAAATAACTTCCTAATGCAATTCCAAGCTGATGTACTAGATACAACTGTATTACGTCCAGCGGTAACGGAAGTAACAGCATTAGGTGCTGCATACCTTGCAGGTCTTGCTGTTGGTTTCTGGGATAGTCTTGATGAGCTTTCAGGCAAAGCTGTTATTGAAAAATCATTTGAAGCACATGATGATGAAGTAAAACGTCAGCGTCGCTACCGCGGTTGGAAACGTGCTGTTAAAGCGGCACAATCATGGTCTGAAGGTCATGACGAAGAAGATGATTTACTATAA
- a CDS encoding electron transfer flavoprotein-ubiquinone oxidoreductase, producing the protein MEHESMEFDVIIVGAGPAGLSAACRLRQLALESGTELSVCVLEKAADIGGHTLAGTVFEPRALDELFPDWQNLNTPVTNAVKRDETWLLKNATTARRVPSMLVPSSLDNKHNYIISLGDLCIWLAQQAQELGVEIFTGFTANDLAFNQDGSVKGVITGDMGRNKHGKEKDNFMPGMELISKYTLITEGSRGHLGKQLIEKYKLDKDVDPQHYGLGIKELWQIDPALHHPGFVMHSIGWPLAEHGATGGAFLYHLGKDQAYVGLITDLNYQNPNLSPFDEFQRLKLHPAFSRYLKGGKRLAYGARTITKGGYNSLPKMVFPGGLLLGCDAGTLNVAKLKGTHTAMKTGMVGAETVFSAMALNKETLDNFTLLYEASWVYQELYQSRNFAPITHRCNAMLGVTWFEQNILHKSLPFTLHDSKPDHSQLQKVKSATEIVYPKPDNELTFDRLSSVFLANIQHDTDQPCHLKLTDPSIPMCSNLPRFAEPAQRYCPAAVYEIITIDDEVKFQINAENCIHCKACDIKDPSQNIVWTPPEGGSGPNYASM; encoded by the coding sequence GTGGAACATGAATCAATGGAGTTTGATGTTATCATTGTCGGGGCTGGCCCAGCTGGATTATCTGCGGCCTGTCGCTTGCGCCAACTAGCGCTAGAATCTGGCACCGAACTGAGCGTTTGTGTCCTCGAAAAAGCCGCTGATATTGGTGGACATACCCTTGCAGGTACAGTCTTTGAACCCCGCGCATTAGACGAACTGTTTCCCGACTGGCAAAACTTAAACACCCCAGTGACCAACGCCGTAAAACGAGATGAAACTTGGCTACTTAAAAATGCGACCACAGCCCGTCGCGTCCCCAGTATGTTAGTCCCATCAAGCTTAGACAACAAACATAACTATATCATCAGCCTTGGCGATTTATGTATTTGGTTAGCACAGCAAGCACAAGAGCTCGGTGTTGAGATCTTCACTGGTTTTACCGCCAACGATTTAGCATTTAATCAGGACGGCAGTGTCAAAGGCGTAATCACTGGCGATATGGGTCGCAATAAACACGGAAAAGAAAAAGATAACTTCATGCCGGGTATGGAATTGATTAGTAAATACACCTTAATCACAGAAGGTTCACGTGGTCACCTAGGTAAACAACTGATCGAAAAATACAAGCTAGATAAAGACGTAGACCCACAACATTACGGACTCGGTATTAAAGAACTGTGGCAAATCGATCCAGCCCTTCATCACCCGGGGTTCGTGATGCACAGTATCGGCTGGCCATTAGCAGAGCACGGCGCCACTGGCGGGGCATTCTTATATCATCTAGGTAAAGATCAGGCTTATGTTGGTTTGATCACCGACTTAAATTACCAAAACCCTAACCTCAGTCCTTTCGACGAATTTCAACGACTCAAATTACACCCCGCATTTAGTCGTTACCTTAAAGGAGGAAAGCGCCTTGCTTACGGAGCCAGAACTATCACCAAAGGTGGGTATAACTCACTACCTAAAATGGTGTTCCCCGGCGGGTTATTACTTGGTTGCGATGCAGGTACACTGAATGTGGCAAAATTGAAAGGTACGCACACCGCAATGAAAACGGGGATGGTTGGTGCCGAAACCGTATTTTCAGCAATGGCATTAAATAAAGAGACTCTTGATAATTTCACCCTATTATATGAAGCATCCTGGGTATACCAAGAGCTATATCAATCTCGTAATTTTGCACCTATCACCCACAGATGTAATGCCATGTTAGGTGTCACCTGGTTTGAACAGAATATACTGCATAAAAGCTTGCCTTTTACACTGCACGATTCAAAACCAGATCACAGCCAATTACAAAAAGTAAAATCTGCCACTGAAATCGTTTATCCTAAACCAGACAACGAATTAACGTTTGATCGATTAAGCTCGGTATTTTTAGCCAATATACAACATGATACAGACCAACCTTGCCACCTTAAACTCACCGACCCCAGTATCCCGATGTGCTCTAACCTACCCCGCTTTGCAGAACCTGCACAACGGTATTGCCCTGCGGCCGTTTATGAAATAATAACCATCGACGACGAAGTTAAATTCCAGATTAATGCTGAAAATTGCATTCACTGTAAGGCTTGTGATATTAAGGATCCCTCACAAAACATAGTATGGACACCACCGGAAGGCGGTAGCGGACCCAATTATGCCAGTATGTAA